caCTGGTGGTCGCCGGGGAGAGGGGCGTGCAGGTGTTCAGCTACCGACAGCTGCACGCGGCGACCGGCGGGTTCGGGAGGGCGCACATGGTCGGCCAGGGCAGCTTCGGGGCCGTGTACCGCGGGGTGCTCCCCGACGGGAGGAAGGTCGCGGTCAAGCTCATGGATCGCCCCGGGAAGCAGGGCGAGGAGGAGTTCGAGATGGaggtaaaaaataatttttttgcgtttcgaTCGAGTCCTTGCTCCCCAGCGGCGAATGCGGGTGTTCCCTTGTGCTGGGATTGGGGCCAGGATAGAATCCAAATCCACCAAGTCTTCTAGTGTGCTTCCCCAGTTGGCAGATGCTGGATCTGGGCATTGCGCCTTGGTGAAGTTTCTGCGGTCCAAGCGGACGCATTGCGGGGTTTCCTTGGTGGAAATGGGGTCACTGTGCGTTGGGGCTTTCTGGGGTTGGTCGCATGTTTTAAAGATCATATTCGCTTTCTAAAAATGGAGCAGCCGGCCGTGAGTAAGTGCGAGTTAGTACTCTAGTTTCACTAATCGTGAAAAAATTTGGCGTGTTTCGGCCGGGTTACTTAGGATCTCGATTGTGACTTTCAGCACTTTGTGGCTTGTTTATTTAGTTAATAGTTTGTAAGTGACTAAGGTGGTGTCTCTTGCAGTATTTTTACGGAGCTGGTGGTATAAATCTTTTTTATTTCATATGGAGGTTGGTGAAATTGAAATAATTTTGGTATGGTGCGGGTAATATTGAAACTGCTGAGTCCTGAATCCTgattctgcccctgctggtttGTTAGTGATACCTAACTGTACAATCACTTCGAGATCTTCATGTACACTGGACATTTGTCAGTGAACTGGGAATATGAACAGAAGGAACCACTCCCTGTTTGGTTCCACCAATGCTTCAAATGCCCCTGTTTTTTTCATGGGGATAGTAGTAAACCAACAACTATAGAAGAAGGAACTTACTGGGATAGTACACAGGCTCGACATCTGTTAAAAATAGCAGATTTGCCAAGAAGCAGCGTATTGAACTCAGTCACCAGCAATGAATACTTGCCAAGTAGGAAGGCGAACACATTTTTGATGTGCTAGCAGCTAGCTGACTATAGGAACAAAACTATATGTATAATTAGCATTAGAGAAATTTATGGATGTAATGCTGTTGTTTAGTCAGCTATGCTAACTAGGTAATGGAGTGAGAGGAGCTTTCGTGTATGACTGAAATGTGATTCATTGATTCTTCCATTTCGGATGGTTCACATATAGCTCGTGGACCGGAAATATTCCCTGTAAGTCTTGCAATATTTTCTGAACATTTGATGTTTTTGTAGGTGGAGCTGCTGAGTAGGCTCCGATCGCCATATCTGTTGGGCCTGATTGGCCATTGTTCTGAAGGTGGACAACGGCTACTTGTGTATGAGTTCATGGCCAATGGGGGTCTCCAGGAGCATCTCTATCCAAACAGAGGTAAACCCATTTTGTATCCGCCAGTTATATCTATGTTTTTGTCTGTTTGGTGTTGTGTACAGATCATTGGGAGCATTTCACTGCTTGTTCAGTCAATTAAGACTCCAAATTTACCTGGCTGATGATGCCCAAAAGCTGCATGCTTTAACAAACTGGTACAAGGCAACTGAATGCTAACTGCATTTATTGTATTGATGTGTTACTTCCTTGAGATTTGCACTATGGTCATTAAACTGCTTAGCATTTTGTGCGTATGGCTTAGCAAAAAAGAGAACACTTCGAGGTGTCATGATTTAGAAAATATCCAAAGTGAAATTCATTACTGGTGCTGACCCTGAACTTCTCGTGGCATGGCGGTATAGCGATGCCAGACCCTGGTTCAAAGCCGAGGGATATCTCTCCCTCTGGTCGATGACACTTAGCTTACATTTAGTTGGCATATCATAAAAGTGATTCAAGATAACTGTTACATTCAATTCTAGCTGTAGATAATATTCTTGTTTAGgatactagtctatcaacccgtgctcccgcacgggctagttagagatatctaataattatctatctcacgctctttttaaccaattaaatattctaatccagtattataaagatacatatttatcattatataactgtaataaatgtgataggtttagttattaacaattttttctcactttgcattatacctccatatatatttgatatgtatttaattgaacactttgtttgagctatgtgaagaacatgaaaattggtattcttatctcttctcttatacatgatTATATGGTTACacacacattatggttagtattttatataaataatagcataaataatatactaataatggtagaaatagtaatttagaattttttatcgatgcactttaatattttattataataatataattttgattcggatttggggtttattttaatttttttattatgataccattggataatatatacgaaaattagggggttatttgatattattttataatggcataagtaggtgatttacatgaagattaggggattactttagattattttttataatggcagatgtgggtaatttagatacatgtgtaGGGGAttactttagtttattttcataatggcaaagtggataatttattagaaaaaaaataacagatccaatggctattatgattagagttgccgaattgatggccagatgtttttgatttttgtgagaatttgtagaatttctctattttttagactgtccacctaggatcctaggtggcatcACCTGGAGACTTCAAAagatatataaataataacataaataatatactaataatgatagaaatagtaatttagaattttatattgatgcgctttaagattttattataataatataattttgattcagatttggggtttattttaattttttattatgatatcattggataatatatacggaaatttagggggttatctgatattattttataatggcattagtaggtaatttacatgaagattagggggttactttcgattattttttataatggcagatgtgagtaatttagatacatgtgtaGGGTGTtactttaatttatttttataatggcaaaagtgggtaatttattggaaaagataacagatccgatggCTATTATTattagagttgccgaattgatgaccagatgtttctgatttttgtgagaatttataggatttctctatttttttagactgtccacctcGGAAATTAGGTGGCATCATCtggaggcttcaaaaggagcctccaattagtaatagtaagataagatGGAAACCTGAAGTTGACTAAAATCACGGTTCAAAAAGGCGGAAGTAGGCGGGCGCCTAGGCGCGACTAGGCTCTAGGCGAGGGGTTCCCGCCTGGCCTATGGGGTAGGCGGACCcctaggcggcgccggcgagggaggaggcagagcagagagcgccgccggcggtggcggcggaggaggaagcaggGACGAGcaccggcggtggaggagaaagcaggcggcgggcggcggcggcgacggcggcggcggcagaggcaggggcaggcgcggaggaggaggaggaagggcggaagcgaggcaggggcggcggcgtcgggaagGAGAGGAGAGGCAGCCGGCAGGGGCGTCGGGAAGGGGaacagaggagaggagggaggagataaGGTGGTTGTTGGGCTGTTGGGCCGCTTTGATGGGCCTATTTTTCAACTCAAGGCTTAGTGGgcctctatttttcttttcttttagagGTATATGATGTATATGACAAGGTATACGTGTGCATATGGCACCGCCTAGCAAATCGCCTTGAAACGCCTAATCCCGCTTAATCCCGCTTAGGCTCTAGGCGGTGGGTCACCGCCTAGATACCGCCTAGCGCTTTTTTTGAACATTGACTAAAATATTTGCCTACCACTTAAGACTGATAACTTTGGTCTTAACACTGTTAATTAATACAGCTTCTTTATGCGAACTGAGAGTTCTGAAACGTTGTTGCTTTAGGTTCATGTGGTGGGATCTCAAAATTGGACTGGGATACAAGAATGAGAATTGCACTTGAAGCAGCAAAAGGTTTGGAATATCTTCATGAGCGTGTTAATCCACCTGTCATACACAGAGACTTCAAGAGCAGCAATATTCTTCTGGACAAGGACTTCCATGCAAGAGTCTCAGACTTTGGTCTAGCCAAACTTGGATCTGATAGAGCTGGTGGTCATGTCTCAACTCGAGTTTTAGGAACACAAGGCTATGTTGCGCCCGAGTAAGACTAGTCTAATGCTCATTTAGCATTTTTTTAAACTTAACTATTTGCTAACCAGTTGTGCAAGATCATAAGTTTGATACTGGTTTACCATTTGTGCAATCACTTTCTTGTTCTAACTTCTAACCAACTCATTATACTGTCTCTAATATGATGCACATGCTACAAATCTATGTAGGTACGCATTGACTGGGCATTTGACTACCAAATCAGATGTGTACAGTTATGGTGTAGTCCTTTTGGAATTGCTTACTGGTAGGGTACCAGTTGATATGAAGAGGCCTCCAGGAGAAGGTGTTTTAGTGAATTGGGTAAGTATAAACATTAGATAATCAACCGAGTTACTGATTGATGTAGCTTTGCTTTGAGCTGTTTCTTCTTCCATCTCGGAGCATAATATTGATGCAGTACTGTTAAGTTAATCTAAAATGAGTATCAATGTACAACATTGTACCCTTAAACTGTAAAAGTTTAATGTTGTTCCCAAAGCAAATCGGGTGAACACACGTACTTCAATTTCTTTTAAGGAGTTTAGCTCATGGTTTTCTGTTCCTCAAGGCCAGTGGCTTCAAATCGTCTCTGCTCCTATACTTGACTTTTATGTACATTTCATGGTATGTCTTAATTAGAATCCACCTGTCTCTCATCCTTGTACCTGCCAGGTAGGAAAACGTCAGCTTTCATGGTTTATTTTTCAAGTACCAAGAGTGGTATTCAAATACTACATATATCTAACCTGTCACTTGTTGAATTAATGCAGGCATTGCCTATGCTCACTGACCGAGAGAAAGTTGTGCGGATCTTGGATCCAGCATTGGAAGGTCAATACTCCTTGAAAGATGCTGTCCAAGTTGCTGCCATTGCTGCAATGTGTGTTCAACCAGAGGCTGACTATAGGCCACTAATGGCCGATGTAGTGCAGTCATTGGTCCCTCTTGTCAAGAACCGTTCTGCTCAGAAAGTTTGCAACACCAACGTGCAAGCATCGAAGCCACTTGACTAGAAAAGCAAGTCTTTAATCTGCAGTTTGGTGCTCGTCTCTCTGGAACTCCTCTCGTCTATAACTAACTACCGCTGCTGAAACAATGGGACCAGCACCTTTCTTGACGTGGTCCTCTTGCTCTGCTGGTGATCTCCTGATTTTGTAAGGTGCGTCATGGGCTGGTAGGTTTCGAATTGAAAGGAATTTGGTTGGAGAGACCTGAGAGCTTATTTGAGTTTCAAGGGAGGTTCAGTCATGTGTAATTTAGTAGCCATGTTAGGTGGTTGGGAATTTGGGATCGGTACGTGTGGTTGTGGAGAGTTCATCATTAGATGGTAGTATTTGGTATGAGCTTGCAGTACTGTGTTGTAGAGTACTGCTTGACTTTCGTTTGGCCTGTCAGTTATTTTAGGAAATTAGCTTAGAAGATCCTTGTCCACTTGTACAGGGTCTGTTAAGCTAAATGCACTGTAATCGTCGTAACTATGAACTATTGTCCTTGGAGTTCATATATATGTAATGTATAGTATGTCTCTGCCACTCTGGAATTGGTTTCAAAATCTTTTGCTGTTTCATTACCTACTTTTTACCTAATCCTGGCGTATCTTTTTTTTACACTCTCTACTGATTCAGAGATTAGAACATAggcaaaacaaaaaaaggaaaagagtgGCGGAGCCGGGATTTTAGAGTTGGGTATTCTCGCTTTCCAAGCAAATGAACTCAAAGGTGAATCCGAATAATAAACACCGTTGATAAAAGTTGGATTAATCCATATCCGATAGAGTGGCACGGATATCATTAGGGATGTCGATCATGGCGACAGTTTTGGTATTGTGCGTTGAAGATCTAGGGTCAGAGGAGGAAGATTGTGACACTATGATCAtcaaacaaagaaaaaacaGTGGAAGGAGGGATCAAAGAATCTGTTTTGTCTGTTACTATATAGAAGCATATGCTAATAAGATGCAATTTTATTCATTTAAAGGATGTGTACATAAATGTACCAGAGGCCGTAGGTTGGATTATCGTGAGCAGTAGCAGATCACGCTCTTGTAATAGGAGTACATAGTTTTAAGAAGCCAGTAGAATGGGTAACTATAGCTAACCAACATGTTAACATTCATGAGTACCTAAACTTGTTCTCTTACAAAGGGGAGTGTGTCTCACATTGGGATGAAGCTCTGAGCTGCTGATCGAGAGCGTTTCTTTTATATAGtataaaatatatatacatgtatgcAGCTCATATATGTCTAAGGTATTGCCCAGTGGCGAAGCTACAGCTTGCAATCGGGGTCAGCCGACCCCGACGGAATTCCGGCAGCTCTATATAAATTTACTGTTCATCCCTGTTTTCTACGTTGCTGACTCCGTTGCAAAAAGATGAAGACTCCGGTGACCATCAttgctggcttcgcccctggtaTTGCCAAATTTGTTGGGTATTCCTGGGAATACCCAGGAATCTAGCTGGCTCCGCCCATCCGCCTGTACAGGAGAACATCACAATGTCGTTTAGGTTACCTGGGTTCAAGTGTGTTCAGTCACCAAACACTTTCCCTGCCAAGTGTGCTATGGACACTTTTGGTCTTTCCCTGCCAAGTGTGCTAAACTATAGGGTTAATTTGTTCTATGCTATTGTTAAATGTTAATATGCAAGTTCAGACTTCTAGCATTAAACTTCACCTAATTGAAATCGTGCTATTACAATTTGTGAGTACACAGAAGTAGCCATTTTCTACCATGCATGCAAAGGTGCCGTCTCCATCGCCCTTGGCCTCCGGTCCAAGAACCCAGAAATTAAGTTGGGCACTCCAACTTGGATGACAAAGAACAATTGGAAGAGAACGCGACCATTTGCAAATCTGCTAATGCATGTCCACACGAATAGAAAAGAGGTCATCGGTCCACCTCAAAAGTACAGAACCAAAGTGATCCAGTACTAATTCTAGCATCAGTACTGAGTCATCTTAGTTCTGATACTTTTGAGGTGGATCATGGAAAGCTCCAGGAACTCTTAAGTACCGGGTCGTAACATCATTCGGGTGGAAACACCACCCAGTACCATCGTCTATTCTTTTTGGTACCGGATACTCTAcgagttacttcaaaaggaaaatatatCTCTCCCAATCACAATTGCtatgtgtaggtgagatggtaagggaGCTACACACAAGGCAAGAGGTCGTGGGTTTGAATCCCAGCCACTATGCGCGCGTATTTCGTGACTTGCGACATGCGTGTGTGCGAGCCTCTTTTCggatttaatatatttttttgacgAAAAATTCTTTGGTATCGGGTGGAACCTTCACCAGGTACTAAAGAGGATCTTACACGCCTGTTCTTTTACCCGTTGCTGAAGACCGAGATTTTTAGTCTCGATTTCAaataccggttggaaaaccagTACCTGAATACCTTATCAACCGGTGCTTATAGCCTATTTTTTAGTAGTGCCATGTTCATGTGTAATACACACACGGGTGTTTCAGGGTTTGAGTAACTTGACCGCGGCTAAACTCATGTGGAGGAACTGGAATGTTTCGCCATTGCACTCACCTCCATGGTATATATATGTCTATCCTTTCTTATATTGAGCTCTCAATAGTGGACACCTCCTTTACACAGCAAGCTACTAGCACATGGCGAAGCCATCCTTACAAATAGTTGTGCACATTAGTGTGCCAGTGATGGAGGTATTTGAATCCTTACAAATAGCAAGCTACTCGTCAGACTTGAATCCTTGTAATATCTTGATCTATCGGCCTATCCGCCTCTGTCCTAGGAGAAAGTGAAAGGCAAAACTGAATTGAAGTATCATTTGTGGCTCCCTTTGATGAGAATAGCTCATTGGATGGATCAATCTTGATCTCATGCTCCTCAGCCTATGACGATACATTGGGTGGATCAAACATTCAAAagtaaggctgtgtttagttcgcggaAAAGTTTAAATTTTGACACCGTAGaacatttcattgttatttaataaataatgtccaatcagagactaattagacttaaaggattcatctcgtatgaaatAATTAGTGCTGAGCGAGAGCGGCAACCGAAATTGATTGTGCttgctgcatttttttttgaaagagataCTCCAAGGGAGACCCCTGAAGTTTAAGGTGCCGCACCCAGAGTTCGAACCCTGGGCGGGAGCCTCCGGCCCAGTGGCCTTTGCCACTGCGCCATGAGTTCCTTGGCGCTTGTTGCATTGTCGGATCAACAAAGAAGATTGGTACTACCCAAACATGAATTACTATAAAGTGTTATACCCACACATGTATCACTCATAGTGTTTTACCCACAAATTACTGTAAATTAAAGTATTACACTATATATATGACTTAAATTATCTCGAGCTTCCCAAATTCATCCTTTTGGAGATAATCATTGACACAGAATTGTGTTCAAGCCGACCTTTTGTCCTCATAACAAAATGGGAATCTACAGGAAACAATCTACTACTACCTCTGTTCAAAATTGTAGTTCGTTTAACTTTTTGAtcctaagtttgaccactcgtcttattcaaaaaatttggatGAGAGCATGGCAGCATGGGCAGAGTCTTTGCCTGTTTGGCATCAAACACAGTACTTGTTGGCTGCTAAAATTGGCAAACACCGAGGCCgattggtctgaccggtcgggccgaccagTCAAGTCGGTCTAGGCCTGTTTAGTCCGAGTATGGTTAGAATTTGTAATTTACAGTTCTTTTGTAACCCGGTTTGGAAGGGGTACGACCTCCATGgcatataaatataaaggccgaTCGAGGGTTTTTAACtacaatcgaatcaatacaatttCTTTTACCCTTTTTTCCAAATCTTAACTTTTTCAACCTCTTTGTTGTTGTTCTTGCGTCTTCACGGCGtctgagggcgttctaggtagCCTGCCGACCCTAAAACAACCTTAGATCATTGAGCTCAGACGGGGCCCTCCCGAGCTAGAGGTTTTTAGGTCTTCGCGTGCTCCTGCAtccaatcggtctgaccggttggttcgaccagtctgaccagtcATCGTCTGAAGCCCGCTGGTGATTTGATCGTTGCGATCCGTGCGTTCTAGTGCTTGTGTGTTGACCAGTTTTGCGTCAACAGTACTACctctaatcacacttttgcaaatctctCTCCCACTCCCCCTACAcatcccttggatgttgatccggtggccctaggggtggtaataGGCCATGGCCCTAGTAGCCTCTTTACAGCCCAACAAGACCCTTAAAttatttagctcaaaattgtataagattagagcctgaCCTTTTAGGGTCCGGCCCTTAGATTTTGTATTTCAAAATCTtgagccctttaccacccctaggtggtccagattgaagtttgcacaaTTTGCACGGAGGGGTTAGTTTGCACCTGCATATATATTACTATAAAGTGTTATACCCACACATGACACATGTATAACACATAGTGCTTTACCCACAAATTACTGTAACTTGTATCATATGACTTAAATTATCTTGTGCTTTCCAAATTCATCGATTAGGAGATAATAATTTCACTGACATGGGATTGTGCATGTTCACTCCAACATTTTGGTCCTACCAAAATGGGATTATACAGGGAAACAATCTATCAAACGAGCTTGGAATGCTTGAAGTTTCATTCATGTTCGTAAATGGGAATGCTTGGACAATCTTGAATTTGTGTTCCTTGGGTGACAATAATAGTTCAATGGATGGATCAGTGTAGTCTTGGTCTCATGCTCCTCGGCTGATGACGGTTTATTGTGTGGATCAAACACAATTCCTAATACCGAGTTATCCCCATCCTGGATTAGGTGCCAAGTAGCAACAGGAAATTGGTTGTGCTTGCTGCATTGCCGGGCTAACAAGAAGGATGGTACTACACTCTTCAAGGAGTGTATAGTGGGGATGCATTGTCGGGTCAACTTTTATTAGTTAAACCAGAGCGATGTGCTAAGATGCTTATCACGAACTTCACTTCCTTTTCTGTGGGTTTATCAACACAAATGTCACTTTCTTACCATCTGAATGGACGGCCGAAAAAACTCGTGACGTGCGTGAGAAAGTCTGACATCGTAGCATTTTTTATAGGACCGGCTATATTATGGCCGGCCGTAAAACTAGTCTTCCGTACGGCCGCactatttttggaaaaaaaaagtaaaactgTTGCTTTCCCACCTAGGCCCGGCCCCGCCAGGGACTCGCTAACTTGCGTGCTCTGTTTCTTCCCCTCGGAATCAGCCTGCCCTGAGATAAATTAGCTGGCTCCCTGGCACCCGCCGATGCCGGAAGGAAAATGAAGACAGTGTTATAAAATTGACTGTCTACACCAGGAGTAAGTACATTTTCACTACTTCCTAAAGAGAAAAATGCTTCTGCAGATCTAGTTTTTGTGTTCATCTGCAGTGGTTTTAGGATTCCTCCCCTGTCCCGAGCAACACCCCCTTCTCCCAAGAGAAATAGAATCCGAACCGCTACAATGTTGCAACAAATAGTTGTCATCTATCCAACTAGAACTTGCTTGATCATGCGCCCATACTCCATCTCCAAGCTGCCGGTCCGTGTCCACCACCAATCACCCCACCAAAAGGTCCTTTGTGTTGAAGCTGCATTGCCCAGATAAAATACACCG
The nucleotide sequence above comes from Panicum virgatum strain AP13 chromosome 3K, P.virgatum_v5, whole genome shotgun sequence. Encoded proteins:
- the LOC120697125 gene encoding probable serine/threonine-protein kinase PBL23, whose translation is MSDAGGGGGGEEYKREESVALLVIVSLAALSLLSLIAAFAYYCYITRKVSRRLHSLQPPKRSGSPPTLPPPPPPPPPPPPLPQQQQGKESPSSNSASDGAGAAAAGMALVVAGERGVQVFSYRQLHAATGGFGRAHMVGQGSFGAVYRGVLPDGRKVAVKLMDRPGKQGEEEFEMEVELLSRLRSPYLLGLIGHCSEGGQRLLVYEFMANGGLQEHLYPNRGSCGGISKLDWDTRMRIALEAAKGLEYLHERVNPPVIHRDFKSSNILLDKDFHARVSDFGLAKLGSDRAGGHVSTRVLGTQGYVAPEYALTGHLTTKSDVYSYGVVLLELLTGRVPVDMKRPPGEGVLVNWALPMLTDREKVVRILDPALEGQYSLKDAVQVAAIAAMCVQPEADYRPLMADVVQSLVPLVKNRSAQKVCNTNVQASKPLD